A DNA window from Zingiber officinale cultivar Zhangliang chromosome 3A, Zo_v1.1, whole genome shotgun sequence contains the following coding sequences:
- the LOC122054207 gene encoding putative germin-like protein 2-1 yields MEMASRIIFLALVALASTSPAMASDPNQLGDSCIPTLAALVNGLACKDAQMVTVDDFFFSGLDKPGNTSNAVGSKVTPVSVAQIPGLNTLGISLVRIDYAPFGLNPPHTHPRATEVLVVLKGALLVGFVTSNPENKHHTKVLNKGDVFVFPQGLIHYQYNNWTTNSVAIAGLSSQNPGVITVGNAIFGSTPPISDDVLAKAFHVSKETVDAIRAKF; encoded by the exons ATGGAGATGGCAAGTCGTATCATCTTCCTCGCCCTCGTCGCCTTAGCTTCCACCAGTCCTGCCATGGCTTCTGATCCCAACCAGCTCGGAGATTC ATGTATCCCTACCCTTGCAGCTTTGGTCAATGGCCTGGCCTGTAAGGACGCACAGATGGTCACCGTCGACGACTTCTTCTTCAGTGGCCTCGACAAGCCTGGTAACACTTCGAATGCCGTCGGCTCCAAGGTGACCCCTGTCAGCGTGGCTCAGATTCCTGGGCTGAACACACTGGGCATCTCCTTGGTTCGCATCGACTACGCTCCCTTTGGCCTTAACCCACCACACACCCACCCGCGCGCCACCGAGGTCCTCGTCGTGCTGAAAGGCGCCCTTCTCGTTGGCTTTGTGACCTCCAACCCTGAGAACAAACACCACACCAAGGTTCTTAACAAGGGCGACGTGTTTGTGTTCCCTCAAGGTCTAATCCACTACCAATACAACAACTGGACCACCAACTCTGTGGCCATTGCCGGCCTCAGCAGCCAGAACCCTGGCGTTATCACTGTCGGCAATGCTATCTTTGGATCGACGCCGCCCATCTCCGACGATGTGCTCGCGAAGGCCTTCCATGTGAGCAAGGAGACAGTCGACGCAATCCGGGCCAAGTTCTGA